The genomic stretch AGATGATCGGGGCGGTCAACGGCGCGAAGGTCGACCTGCTCACCCGCCTCAACAGTGAACTCACCAACGACATCCGGGCCAGGACCGAGGCAGCCGTGACCAAGGTCGAACTGCTGCGGGTCCCGTGGGCCGCCGGGCCCGCGATCAACAGCACCCACGACGCCGCGTACGTGGCGAAGAACCACCTGCAGACGGTCCACGAGGACGACAACGCCCTCGATGCCGTGGGCCGGGCGATGATCGTCCTGTTCACCCAGTTGGAAGCCGCCTACCTCATGGTCGACGCCGAGGACGGCACGAACCTCGCGGCGGCCCAACGCCCCTACTTCCGTCAGGGTCTGGAGTACCTCATCCAGAAGATGCGCCGGGAGTGCCCGCCACGGGGCAACCCCAACGCCGGCGTCATCACGTACTCCTGCTCGTTCGGCGGCCGGTCGATCTACGTCGACTACTACCCGCTCACCAACACGCATCGCGTCAACGGCGGCCCGATGATCAGCGGGCCGGTCACCGAAGAGGCCGTGGCGGAGATGTTGATGCGCGACACCGCACTACCGCTCGCCCAGCGGGCCTTGGATCTGTTGATCAGTCGCGGCGTTCCGCTGCCGTGAAGACCCCCGCCTCCCCCAGGAACGAAGGTGCGTCCATGAAACACCGAATCGTTACCGGAATCATCGCCGCGACCACCGCGATGGTGATCACCGTGTCCGGCAGCGCCCAACCCGCCCGAGCAGCGGTCTCCTGGCCCCAGATCATCATCTCCGTCGCCTCGCACCTGCTGAGCAACAGTGGAGGCGGCGGTCTTGAGCAGGCCAAGCGGGAGATCATCGCCGCCGTCGAGAGCTCGAAGCAGGAGATCCTCAACCACATCGACGCGATCGCCGCCGCCGACGTCGAGGCGTGCACCGAGGCCGCCGTCACGAAGATCGCGCAGATCGACAACATGCCGGGGAGCCTGCTCGGCCCGTTCGTCAACGGTGCCGTGGACTGCGCCGCCCTCTCCAACGCCTACCTCAACGCCGTGCAGGACCCGCGCGCCGCCGACAACATCGGCCGGGTGATGGGGATCATCTACTCGATCGCCATGGTCGCCTTCGCCAAGTACGGCTTCCCCGTCACCGACCTGCTCAACGGCCTCATCCGGGGCTACGAGAACCTCGTCGTCAAGCTCGCCCCGGCCTGCCGGGACGACACCATCAGGGAGTACGACTCACTCGGCCGGCTGGTGACCGTCGAGATCACGCACACCTGTGTGGCGCACAACGGGGACTCGGCGAGCGGCACGGAGATCTACTACCTGGGTCGGCCGACGAGGACCATCGACCGGAACCTGATCAACAAGAACGCCACCCGGAACACGAGCCGCTGGATCGCCCAGGAGTCGCTACCGACCCTGATCCCGCTGCGGCCGGTGGCCTGAACGCCGGACGGCCCGTCCCCGTTGATCGGGGGCGGGCCGTCCCGGTGTGCGTCGGAGGTGCGGCCGGTCAGCCGACCGCCTCCATCACCTCGTCGCTGATGTCGAAGTTGGCGAACACGTTCTGCACGTCGTCGCTGTCCTCCAGCACGTCGATCAGCTTGAAGATCTTGCGCGCGCCCTCCTCGTCCAGCGGCACGGTCACGCTGGGGATGAGCGAGGACTCGGCCGACTCGTACTCGATGCCGGCGTCCCGCAGCGCGGTCCGCACGGCAATCAGGTCACCCGGCTCGGAGACCACCTCGAACGCCTCGCCCAGGTCGTTGACCTCCTCGGCGCCCGCGTCGAGGACCGCCAGCATCACGTCGTCCTCGGTGGCGCCCGCCTTCGGCACGATCACCACGCCCTTGCGGGAGAACATGTACGACACCGAGCCGGCGTCGGCGAACGAGCCGCCGTTGCGGGTCAGCGCGGTGCGTACCTCGGTGGCGGCGCGGTTGCGGTTGTCGGTCAGGCACTCGATGAGCAGCGCGACGCCGTTCGGGCCGTACCCCTCATACATGATCGTCTGGTAGTCGGCGCCGCCGGCCTCCAGGCCGGAGCCGCGCTTGACCGCCCGGTCGATGTTGTCGTTGGGGACCGAGCTCTTCTTGGCCTTCTGGATCGCGTCGAAGAGGGTCGGATTGCCGGCCGGGTCACCGCCACCGGTCCGCGCCGCGACCTCGACGTTCTTGATCAGCTTGGCGAACATCTTGCCGCGCTTGGCGTCGATGACCGCCTTCTTGTGCTTGGTCGTCGCCCACTTTGAGTGGCCGGACATCTGTTACCTCCGTTGCTACCCGCCGTCTGCATCGACCGCACCGCACACGCACCGCTCCGCACCCGCGCACGCGGTGGTGCCGGTCAGCTCTGGTGGAAGCCGTGGCGGGCAGATGGCCCTGCCGAATCTCGACAATCCTACCGACGCGCGGCGGGTGGCCGTCACCCGCCGCACGTCAGCCGCCGGCCTGATCTCCCCCGCTGACTACAGACCAGGCAAAAGCCACTCCCCTGTCCGATATACGCCCAGCACGGTGACCTCGGACATCTCCTGCTGCTCGCAGCGCTCCTCCAGCCCCGCCCGGAACCGGCCGAACGCCGCCAGCGACGGCAGCGGATCCGGCAGGTGCGGGCCCGACACCACGTCGACGAAGGTGTGCCCGTCGTCGAGGCGGTCCGGGCGGACCCGGCACCTGATCAGCATCGTGGTCACCGCTCACCCGCCCGCCGCGTCGCCGGCCACCGCCGGGACCGCCTGGCCTGCCTCGCCCGCCTGGCCCGGGTCGGTGCGGCGCTCGGCGACCGCCGCCACGATCTCGGTGAGCGCCTCGGCGCGCTCGGCGGCGGGCGCGATCCGTCCCGGCGCCGTCGGGTCGTCGCGGTCCTCGTCGCTGAAATCGAAGTCGGTGAGGACCGACAGTTCGACCGGGTGGCGACCGGCACCGTCCGGCCCGCGACGGCGTACCCCGGGGCTGCGGCGGGCGGAACTGGCCACGTTGGCACAGGTCAGCGTGGAATACCTGACCCGACTCGAACAGGGCCGCGACACTCGACCGTCACCCGAGATCCTCGCCGCGCTGGCAAACGCCCTCCGGCTCGACGGGGACGGCCGGAGCCACCTGCGACGGCTCGCGTCGGTCGAGCACAGCCAGCAGTTGTGCGAGGGGCGTCACCCGACCGCCTCGCGTACCGTCCGGCCGGAGGTCCGGGCGCTGCTGGACGCGCTGCGGGACCGGCCCGCGTGCCTGCTCAACCGGCTCGGCGACGTGCTGGCCTGGAACGAGCCGTTCGACCGGGTGGCCCGACCGCTCGGGTTGCTCGACGGCGACCGGCCCAACCTGGTGTGGTTCGTCTTCGCCGACGAGCGCGCCCGCGACCACGTACCGGACTGGGCGGAGCTGGCCGACCAGCAGGTGGCCGAGCTGCACCGGCGCCGTCAGGGCGATCCGGACACCGACGCGTTCGCCGAGCGCCTCGCCGCGACGGTGGGGACGGCCTTCGCCTCGCGGTGGCAGCGGCGTCCGGTGGCGGTGCAGGCCAGCGGCGTGCGCCGGTTACGGCATCCGGAGGTCGGGCCGCTGCGCCTGGCGTACGAGACGCTCGAACTCGCCGACGACGGGCAGCGGCTGCTGGTCCACCTGCCGGCCGATGCCGCCTGCGCCGAGGCGCTGGACCGGCTGCTGGGTCGGCGGCCCGGCGCCCTGCGTTCGGCGGCCGGCTAGAAGAACCGCCTCCTGGCGGCTTTCCGACAGAAAACGCAGCCACCGCCGTCGCCTCACACCGCAATTCCCCTAAAACGGCCGATGATCGACGTCGGCACATCGGGCAATGCCCGACGATCCGCCGAACAGCCATTCTTCCGACCCTCGGGCACGCTTCTTTCGGCTGGCCCGGGTGCAACACACTGTCGACATCCTTTGCAGTTGACCGACCCCTCCCGGAGGCGATACGTGCTGGAGCAGTTCGAGGAATTCGGCCACGATCTGCCGATGATCGGCAAGGGCGGCGTCAGCGCGCTCAACAAGTTCACACTCATGGTGGAACTGCCGTATGCCCAGGACCTCGACCTTCCGCCCGAGCGCAAACGCGCCGTGGGGGCCCGGTTGTACCGCAGTGTCGCCGAGGTGCTGGAGGCCGCCGAACTGTACTCGGTGCAGAACCTGCGACTGGACTGGTCCGACGGCAACATCGGGATCGTCTACGACGACTCGTCGTTCGGCTTCCAGATGGCCATCCGGCGCGACCTGCGCATCGTCCTCGAACGACCCGGATCGTCGCTACGCCTCTTCCACAATTGGTACCGGGTGTTCATGCCCTACATCCAGGGGCTTGTGTCCCGAATCGCCATCGACCTGTCTGACATCCTCCATTCCGATTTCGACCTGCAACCGATCCGGACCAGTCACCGATTCTCGCTGCTCACCTACGACTTCGTTCCGGTACGCGCACCCCGCCCGGTCAGCAGCCACCAACTGATCGGCAGCCTGCTGTCGCACCGCCCCGGCGAGGACGGCCGCTTCCTCTCCGTGCCCAGCGGCGGCGCCGCCGGGCCGCTGCGCACCGGCCGGCTCGACGTGAAGATCTCCAACTTCCGGGAGGTCGCCCCCGACGTGCACGTACGCGAGATCTACGACATCCAGGCCCCCTCGAACCAGGGCTACCGCGGCATCTGGCTGGACTTCTACTGCATCTCCGAGACCGTCGGCGACGGTGACCCGGCCCTGGAGTCGCGCATCGCCCCACGACCCGAGTTTCTGCTGGAGCAGTACCTGATCCCGTACCGCGACTTCTTCCGGGACCGCGTCGTCAAGGGCTTCCTCGCCGACTTCTTCAAGGACTGCGAGTTCTCCTGCGCCGTCGGGACCATGCCGTGACGCAGGAGACGCTGAACGTCATCCAGTTCGCGGGGCTGGTGGCCACCTTCGTCTGCAGCATCGCCGCGCTCTTCCTGTCCTGGCAGAACAACCGCTCCTCGGACCGGGAGGTGCGGGTGGCCGCCGAACAGCTGCGGGCTTCGATCATCCCGGTTCCGATGATCCAGGACTCCCGGCTGACCTGGCGAGGGCCGACACTGGTCGTGCTCTCCGTCCGGCTCCGCAACGTCGGCGCGGGACCGATCCTCGGCATCCAGATCACCGGCATCCGGATCGACCGCACCAGCCTGGCCTTCGAGGCACTGAGCGCCCCGAAGGCGGACGTCGTCATGCCCACCACCGACGTCGAGCAGCGGCTCCGCTTCGTCGACCCGCCGCAGATCGCGCAGCCGAGTCTGGTGCTCGTCGAGATCGAGTACTTCGACGTGCTGGGCAACCACTACCAGCAGCCGCTGCCGTTGACGGTCGTCTCCGGCACCGGCAGCGGCGCCATGGCCGGAGTCCGTCCGGCCCGCATCAGCCGAAACCCCTAGAGAGGCAGTCGCGGATGTCCAAGCTCATTCTCGGCCGGGCAGTCGTGCGTCACCTGGAACCCGAGCCGCTGTCCAAGAGCCAGTTCGCCCAACGGCGGCCCAGCGACACCGGGGTACGCGCCCGAATCGGCCTCGGCGAGGAACACATCATCGACGACGCCGAGCTGGGTCCGGTGGTCGCCTCGGACGACGACAGCCACCTGATGACGATCGCGCCCACCGGAGCCGGCAAGGGACGGGACGTGATCATCCCGAACCTGCTCACCTACGAGGGTTCGGTGGTGGTCATCGACCCGAAGGGCGAGAACTACGACGTCACGCACGAGCACCGCCGTACCGTGCTGGGCAACGAGATCGTGCTGCTGGACCCGTTCGGCGCCAGCCACGGCGGCAGCGACAAACGGGGCTCGCTGAACCCGTTCGACGTGTTCGGCGCACTACGGCGCGACGATGACGCCGCCGAGGAGGCCGAGGACTTCGGCCGGGTGCTCTCCGACATCCTGATGGGCGGCATCCAGTCCCTGTCCGACCCGTTCTGGGACGAGATGGCGCAGTTGCTGATCGCCGCGCTGGCCGCCGACCTGATGACCGGCCAGCCGGACCGGCCCGACACCCTGCAGGAGTTGCGTACCCAGCTCTTCGAGTCGGACCTGCGCTACCGGATCGCGGTGGCGCTCGACACGCGGTCGAAGTCGATGCCGCCGGGCACCCGGCAGGAGTTCGAGATGCTGCTCAGCATCGACGCGGAGAAAACATTCAGCGGGATCGTGGCGACCGCCGCCCAGCAACTGGCGGCCTTCAGCTCCCGCCGGACCATGGACGCCACCGCCCGGACGAGCTTCGCCCTGAGCGACCTGACCGACCCCGAGCGGCGGATCTCCATCTACGTGGTCATCCCGCCGCACAAGCTGCGTACCCATCAACGCCTGCTGCGGGCCTGGGTGGGGTGCCTGCTGTACTACGTGATGAACAGCCGGTCGATCAACCAGTCCCGGCTGCTGTTCCTCATCGACGAGGCGGCCCAGCTCGGCCGCTTCTCGCTGCTCCAGGAGGCGATCACCCTGCTGCGCGGGTACGGGTTGCGCACCTGGACCTTCTGGCAGGACCTCGCGCAGTTGTCCAGCCTCTACGGCGTCGCCGCCGAGACCATGATCAACAATTCCGGTGTGCTCCAGGTGTTCAGCCCGGCGAACTTCGGTGCCGCGACCGCCCTGTCCCTGCGGATCGGGTGCAGCGTCGGTGAACTGCTGCAACTCGCCCCCGACGAGCAGGTGATCGCGTTCAAGAACGAATGGCCGACGAAGATGGAACGCTTCAACCACCTCACCGACCCGGTCCTGCGCGGCTGGGCCCGCGCCAACCCCCGGCACGGCAACACGCCACCGCCGCCCGCGCCACCGCCGCCCACGTGACCGTACGCCCGTGGCGCCGTCGACCCGTCCGCGCGAACGCGGCCCCGCGTGCCGCCCGCGTGGGCGCCCGCGTGGTCGTGCCGCCCGCGTGGACGCGCGTCCCGCTGTCGGCGGCGCACGTCATCCGGGAGACCGGTCGTGCCGCCCGCGTGGACGCGCGTCACCGTGCCGCGCGGACCAGGTCCACGAAGTAGGCGTGCAGGCGGGCGTCGCCGGTGAGTTCCGGATGGAACGAGGTGGCCAGCAGGTTGCCCTGGCGTACCGCCACGACCCGACCGGCGGCCGGGCCGGCGGTGACCGTGCCGAGCACCTCGACGTCGTCGCCGACCCGCTCGACCCAGGGGGCGCGGATGAAGACCGCGTGCAGCGGGCCGCCCTCGACCCCGGCGATCTCCACCGGCGCCTCGAACGAGTCGACCTGGCGGCCGAACGCGTTACGCCGGACGGTCATCGCGATGCCGTCGAAGCCCCGCTGGTCGGGACGACCGTCGAGCACCTCGGCGGCCAGCATGATCATGCCGGCGCAGGAGCC from Micromonospora craniellae encodes the following:
- a CDS encoding YebC/PmpR family DNA-binding transcriptional regulator; the protein is MSGHSKWATTKHKKAVIDAKRGKMFAKLIKNVEVAARTGGGDPAGNPTLFDAIQKAKKSSVPNDNIDRAVKRGSGLEAGGADYQTIMYEGYGPNGVALLIECLTDNRNRAATEVRTALTRNGGSFADAGSVSYMFSRKGVVIVPKAGATEDDVMLAVLDAGAEEVNDLGEAFEVVSEPGDLIAVRTALRDAGIEYESAESSLIPSVTVPLDEEGARKIFKLIDVLEDSDDVQNVFANFDISDEVMEAVG
- a CDS encoding MmyB family transcriptional regulator; this encodes MAQVSVEYLTRLEQGRDTRPSPEILAALANALRLDGDGRSHLRRLASVEHSQQLCEGRHPTASRTVRPEVRALLDALRDRPACLLNRLGDVLAWNEPFDRVARPLGLLDGDRPNLVWFVFADERARDHVPDWAELADQQVAELHRRRQGDPDTDAFAERLAATVGTAFASRWQRRPVAVQASGVRRLRHPEVGPLRLAYETLELADDGQRLLVHLPADAACAEALDRLLGRRPGALRSAAG
- a CDS encoding type IV secretory system conjugative DNA transfer family protein — protein: MSKLILGRAVVRHLEPEPLSKSQFAQRRPSDTGVRARIGLGEEHIIDDAELGPVVASDDDSHLMTIAPTGAGKGRDVIIPNLLTYEGSVVVIDPKGENYDVTHEHRRTVLGNEIVLLDPFGASHGGSDKRGSLNPFDVFGALRRDDDAAEEAEDFGRVLSDILMGGIQSLSDPFWDEMAQLLIAALAADLMTGQPDRPDTLQELRTQLFESDLRYRIAVALDTRSKSMPPGTRQEFEMLLSIDAEKTFSGIVATAAQQLAAFSSRRTMDATARTSFALSDLTDPERRISIYVVIPPHKLRTHQRLLRAWVGCLLYYVMNSRSINQSRLLFLIDEAAQLGRFSLLQEAITLLRGYGLRTWTFWQDLAQLSSLYGVAAETMINNSGVLQVFSPANFGAATALSLRIGCSVGELLQLAPDEQVIAFKNEWPTKMERFNHLTDPVLRGWARANPRHGNTPPPPAPPPPT
- the pdxT gene encoding pyridoxal 5'-phosphate synthase glutaminase subunit PdxT, which gives rise to MTPPVIGVLALQGDVREHVAALTGAGAQARPVRRPAELDAVDGLVIPGGESTTISKLVDIFELREPIDKRIAAGLPVYGSCAGMIMLAAEVLDGRPDQRGFDGIAMTVRRNAFGRQVDSFEAPVEIAGVEGGPLHAVFIRAPWVERVGDDVEVLGTVTAGPAAGRVVAVRQGNLLATSFHPELTGDARLHAYFVDLVRAAR